Proteins from a single region of Trichoderma asperellum chromosome 3, complete sequence:
- a CDS encoding uncharacterized protein (EggNog:ENOG41~TransMembrane:4 (i139-160o166-187i194-214o220-240i)) — translation MPSVSHIRGGLANARREFARHVNAASLPNAIHKTDEEARSIHYGTETSMTCSDSSSIKTINHVEDDNSVTDDIIGECSSYSTATQNYSETTAKATANAEATASSTEDMNGAQEPSAQLSADGAQTAVQRLGKAARENPMLAAATVVTGAGVAVVAVPALITAPIMGIAGMAGFTQAGIAGASIASALQASIGNVAAGSIFATVQSAAAGGYGVAALAGTAQAVGGAVAGAGSIGTAWTWLRGKPKAEPSKQ, via the exons ATGCCTTCTGTCTCTCATATCCGAGGCGGTCTAGCAAACGCCCGACGGGAGTTTGCCAGGCATGTCAATGCAGCCAGCCTGCCCAATGCTATTCACAAGACTGATGAAGAAGCTCGCAGCATTCACTATGGCACCGAAACTTCAATGACTTGCTCCGATAGCTCATCTATTAAGACAATAAACCACGTAGAAGACGATAATAGCGTTACTGACGACATCATCGGCGAATGCTCGAGCTATTCCACTGCGACACAAAATTATTCTGAAACAACTGCAAAAGCGACTGCAAACGCTGAAGCCACTGCTTCAAGTACCGAAGATATGAATGGGGCACAAGAACCTTCCGCACAACTCTCTGCTGATGGAGCTCAGACAGCGGTTCAGCGA CTTGGAAAAGCTGCTCGCGAGAATCCTATGCTCGCTGCAGCTACGGTAGTcactggagctggagttgCTGTCGTTGCTGTTCCCGCTCTTATCACTGCCCCTATCATGGGAATAGCTGGAATGGCGGGATTTACCCAGGCAGGAATAGCTGGAG CATCTATTGCATCGGCACTACAAGCAAGCATCGGCAACGTTGCCGCCGGAAGCATTTTTGCGACGGTAcaaagcgctgctgctggaggatACGGCGTGGCAGCTTTGGCTGGCACGGCTCAGGCTGTTGGAGGCgctgttgctggtgctgggaGCATTGGAACAGCTTGGACTTGGTTGAGAGGCAAACCGAAAGCAGAGCCATCAAAGCAGTAG
- a CDS encoding uncharacterized protein (EggNog:ENOG41) produces the protein MEKPADARHTVNTAAAAAAIAKHAKDEASPSPTATPAKKPRVGASPHAGSSPAEVAASPGSAPFVADLVPDETIEADDDAASDDGYETDSASRASTSICSTVRDYEFENNRRYHRFQEGRYQFPNDEPEQEREDMKHAMIVHLCQGKLHYAPLENPQKILDVGTGTGIWAIDMGDEYPEAEIQGIDLSPIQPQWVPPNVSFMVDDAEADWLIPPESLDYIHIRHMTSSIRDWPTLLSRAYRALKPGGWIELQELKFQVKCDDGTVREGNKIQHFYETMESALGHFNVDLLAMRHNKKNVTDAGFVDVTEIPFKIPIGTWPKDPRLKMVGLYNRSMIQDALYGVAVRPFTRGLKWTLEELEVYLVDVRKELTDNSQHGYMPFNVVIGQKPR, from the exons ATGGAGAAACCAGCAGACGCAAGACATACAGTGaacacagcagctgctgctgctgccatcgccaAGCATGCCAAGGACgaagcatcaccatcacccaCAGCGACGCCGGCGAAGAAGCCTCGCGTCGGCGCTTCTCCTCACGCCGGGTCCTCTCCTGCTGAAGTAGCAGCTTCGCCGGGCTCAGCGCCATTCGTCGCAGATTTGGTTCCCGATGAGACGATCGAAgccgacgacgatgcggcCAGCGACGACGGCTACGAGACCGATTCAGCGTCGCGAGCCTCAACATCAATCTGCAGTACTGTGCGCGACTACGAATTCGAGAACAACAGGCGCTATCACCGGTTCCAAGAAGGGCGATATCAATTCCCAAACGATGAGCCAGAGCAGGAGAGGGAGGACATGAAGCACGCCATGATAGTGCATCTCTGTCAGGGGAAGCTTCATTATGCGCCGCTGGAAAATCCGCAAAAGATTCTGGATGTAGGGACAGGGACGGGTATTTGGGCCATTGATA TGGGAGACGAATACCCAGAAGCAGAGATTCAGGGCATTGATTTGAGTCCAATCCAGCCGCAATGGGTGCCGCCGAACGTCTCCTTCATGGTTGATGATGCCGAGGCAGACTGGTTGATCCCCCCTGAGTCTCTAGACTATATTCACATTCGGCATATGACCTCGTCAATACGAGACTGGCCTACACTATTATCACGAGCATATCG AGCCTTAAAGCCTGGTGGGTGGATCGAGCTGCAAGAACTAAAATTCCAAGTCAAATGCGACGACGGAACGGTCCGCGAGGGCAACAAAATCCAGCATTTTTACGAAACCATGGAGAGCGCACTCGGCCATTTCAACGTCGATCTGCTCGCTATGCGACACAACAAAAAGAACGTCACCGATGCGGGTTTTGTCGATGTCACTGAGATACCCTTCAAGATCCCGATCGGCACGTGGCCGAAAGACCCCCGGCTGAAAATGGTTGGGCTCTACAACAGGAGCATGATTCAAGATGCGCTGTATGGAGTTGCCGTGAGGCCATTTACGCGGGGGCTCAAGTGGACactggaggagctggaggtCTATCTAGTGGATGTCCGCAAGGAATTAACAGACAACAGCCAACACGGTTACATGCCATTTAATGTTGTCATAGGGCAAAAACCAAGATAA
- a CDS encoding uncharacterized protein (EggNog:ENOG41~TransMembrane:12 (i41-60o72-89i101-118o138-157i164-182o194-213i234-251o263-281i301-324o336-356i368-385o397-418i)) — translation MNCNELQESATGERYMIKRPKALQWFHNGRLVKESDEERQAGRFELFLDLLYVAIVANFSDDLAENPDGQHLAKYILIFAPAWHIWVDLREIMNSYYTDDLLQRLIILWVMALLVLYANNARLVDEDLSAMQTTAGAYVVARFTTMCAFLVCSFASYQHRMQARILAFFMFIGLFITIPLFFEEVSIEAKIAVVAVIIFYQEVTWSITLSPWIKRKLKLTYSTAVDIAHEIDRMAAFFIIILGEFVYSVIVGDPAGVGLTQGYAKAAFTLIIAFCLNWIYVSGDGSLEATHPIRRSAWTAFGFFLLHLPLSASFLIGGHIAAISTRLDEFEDGQRWLLGGGLGVGMFCLWIYGMLYRTHDEDCLILSKTPRIGMRLVVAIILLALPATNDSLSTTDFMAIVMSLFAFLIIWETIGGLLKGAQFFEPWTDRNPPIRDGETSEEDL, via the exons ATGAATTGCAACGAGCTCCAAGAAAGCGCCACTGGGGAGCGCTATATGATTAAGCGGCCCAAGGCGCTGCAGTGGTTCCATAATGGGCGACTCGTGAAGGAGAGCGATGAGGAGAGACAAGCAGGTCGTTTTGAGCTCTTCCTCGATCTGTTGT ATGTCGCCATAGTAGCGAACTTCAGCGATGACCTCGCAGAGAATCCAGATGGCCAGCATCTCGCCAAATACATTCTCATTTTTGCGCCCGCATGGCATATCTGGGTCGATCTCCGCGAAATCATGAACTCGTACTACACAGATGACCTCCTCCAGCGACTCATCATCTTATGGGTCATGGCGCTCTTGGTTCTCTACGCGAATAATGCTCGTCTCGTTGATGAAGACTTATCGGCAATGCAAACGACTGCTGGCGCGTACGTCGTCGCCCGATTCACCACCATGTGCGCGTTTCTAGTCTGCTCTTTCGCCAGCTATCAGCACCGCATGCAGGCTCGTATCTTGGCCTTTTTCATGTTTATAGGCCTGTTTATCACTATTCCGCTCTTCTTTGAGGAGGTTAGCATTGAGGCCAAAATCGCTGTTGTCGCTGTTATTATCTTTTACCAAGAGGTAACTTGGTCAATCACTTTAAGTCCATGGATAAAGCGCAAATTGAAACTTACGTACAGCACGGCGGTTGACATTGCTCATGAAATCGACCGCATGGCTGCATTTTTCATCATTATTCTTGGCGAATTCGTATACAGCGTCATTGTTGGAGACCCAGCTGGGGTAGGCTTGACGCAGGGTTATGCCAAAGCTGCTTTCACCCTCATCATTGCATTCTGTCTCAATTGGATATACGTCAGCGGTGATGGGAGCTTGGAGGCAACGCATCCAATTCGGAGATCTGCTTGGACGgcctttggcttctttctGCTCCATTTGCCATTATCCGCGTCGTTTCTCATTGGCGGTCACATTGCAGCCATTAGTACACGACTAGATGAGTTTGAAGACGGACAGCGATGGTTACTGGGAGGAGGTCTGGGCGTCGGCATGTTTTGTCTCTGGATCTATGGCATGTTGTATCGCACGCACGATGAAGATTGCCTAATTCTGTCAAAGACGCCTCGTATCGGCATGCGTCTAGTCGTTGCCATTATTCTTCTTGCGTTGCCCGCAACAAATGACAGCTTATCCACCACGGATTTTATGGCCATAGTCATGTCACTCTTTGCATTTTTGATTATCTGGGAGACCATTGGAGGACTTCTCAAGGGCGCTCAATTTTTTGAACCGTGGACTGATCGAAATCCGCCTATAAGAGATGGTGAGACGAGCGAGGAAGATTTATGA